From the genome of Chryseobacterium shigense, one region includes:
- a CDS encoding DUF2975 domain-containing protein: MKLIGENSLSTVINKLLIIGFAVQVMYLGYLIFGFIISYINRNTASSYFAETFKIGNFEDEVKKVNSESLDFQFKMPFSDSVTTGDYSLFALTSIIFFLGFYCLFTLYLFKIFKGMSTDIIFNKKVIVDLKRFGLLNLLFIPFYCILLFFIDKSLFHIDPIFILLHFSIGVVILFIIEFFKKGFELQTQNDLTI; encoded by the coding sequence ATGAAACTCATTGGTGAAAACTCTCTCTCAACTGTTATCAATAAACTTTTGATCATTGGTTTTGCAGTACAGGTTATGTATTTAGGATATCTGATTTTTGGATTTATTATCAGTTATATCAACCGGAATACGGCAAGCAGTTATTTTGCGGAAACATTCAAAATCGGAAACTTTGAGGATGAAGTAAAAAAGGTAAATTCCGAATCCCTGGACTTTCAGTTCAAAATGCCCTTTTCAGATAGTGTAACAACAGGTGATTATAGTCTGTTTGCCCTTACCTCCATTATTTTTTTCTTAGGATTCTACTGCCTTTTTACATTGTATTTATTCAAAATATTCAAAGGAATGAGCACTGATATTATTTTTAATAAAAAGGTTATTGTTGATTTAAAGCGGTTTGGATTACTGAACCTTCTTTTCATTCCTTTTTATTGCATTCTTTTGTTTTTCATTGACAAATCCTTATTCCATATTGATCCCATATTCATACTACTCCATTTTTCAATAGGAGTTGTTATTCTCTTTATTATAGAATTTTTCAAGAAAGGCTTCGAACTGCAGACACAAAATGATTTAACCATATAA
- the ligD gene encoding DNA ligase D: MLARSSDKAFDDEDWVFEIKWDGYRAIADLSHKEPLFYSRNGISFLLKFEKITEGFEHQKHSMILDGEIVAYDEHGKPNFQLLQQIGDNPNLALTYQVFDLLWLNGHSTEELPLLQRKELLKEALTETDIIKYCDHIPEKGTAFFKQLQEMKLEGMIAKKADSLYVENSRTSDWLKIKFTNTDEAIICGFTEPRGSRKSFGALILGKYIDGKLIYCGHTGTGFNNESLKQLYDRLQEFIIKKSPFETIPKTNMPVTWTKPELVCEIKYSEITKDGIYRHPVFIAVREDKEPEEITSTLINEKPKKMKAKTSSKKTENSEKEITLDKHTIKLTNQDKIYFPTDGIVKGDVIEYYQSVAAYILPYLKNRPLSLNRFPNGIEEKGFYQKDAGDNMPEWIKTTKVYSESNDKYIDYVYCNDKATLAYLNNLGCIDMNPWNSALPDLEHPDYLVLDLDPSKKNTFDDVIETALQVNEVLSSVKIKGYCKTSGSTGIHIYIPMGGKYDFDQVKDFAHILMKQVNEKLPKITTLERSLQKRDDNKIYLDYLQNRTGQTLASAYSLRPKEGASVSMPLEWEELKPGLKPTDFTIDNALERIKEKGDLFKPVLGKGIDIMKALELLQDGD; the protein is encoded by the coding sequence ATGCTGGCCAGATCTTCTGATAAGGCTTTCGATGATGAAGACTGGGTTTTTGAAATAAAATGGGACGGCTACAGGGCTATTGCCGATCTCAGTCATAAGGAACCCCTTTTCTATTCCCGGAACGGGATTTCATTTTTATTAAAATTTGAGAAGATTACTGAAGGTTTTGAACATCAAAAGCACAGCATGATCCTCGATGGAGAAATTGTGGCATATGATGAACATGGAAAGCCTAATTTTCAACTTTTACAACAGATTGGTGACAACCCCAATCTTGCCCTGACTTACCAGGTTTTTGATCTTCTCTGGCTGAACGGCCATTCTACAGAAGAACTTCCTCTTCTACAACGAAAAGAACTTTTAAAAGAGGCTTTAACGGAAACAGACATTATCAAATACTGCGACCACATTCCGGAAAAAGGAACTGCTTTTTTTAAGCAGCTGCAGGAAATGAAGCTGGAAGGAATGATCGCGAAAAAAGCGGACAGCTTATATGTTGAAAACAGCAGAACTAGCGACTGGCTTAAAATAAAATTCACCAACACGGATGAAGCAATTATCTGCGGATTTACAGAGCCCAGAGGTTCACGTAAAAGCTTTGGAGCTTTAATCTTGGGCAAATATATTGACGGCAAACTTATTTATTGTGGGCATACGGGAACAGGCTTCAATAATGAATCTTTGAAACAGCTTTATGACAGGCTGCAAGAGTTTATTATAAAAAAATCCCCTTTTGAAACAATCCCCAAAACCAATATGCCCGTAACCTGGACCAAACCTGAACTGGTCTGTGAAATCAAATATTCCGAAATAACGAAAGACGGAATTTACCGCCACCCTGTTTTCATAGCCGTACGGGAAGACAAAGAGCCTGAAGAAATTACATCTACCCTGATTAACGAAAAACCTAAAAAAATGAAAGCTAAAACTTCATCAAAGAAAACAGAAAATTCAGAAAAGGAAATTACACTGGATAAACATACAATAAAACTTACCAACCAAGATAAAATTTATTTTCCAACAGATGGGATTGTAAAAGGTGATGTAATAGAGTATTATCAATCTGTTGCTGCTTATATTTTGCCTTATTTAAAAAACCGTCCCTTATCCCTTAACCGTTTCCCAAATGGAATTGAGGAAAAGGGATTTTACCAGAAGGATGCAGGAGACAATATGCCGGAATGGATTAAAACTACCAAAGTTTATTCGGAATCCAATGATAAATATATTGATTATGTTTACTGCAATGATAAAGCAACTTTAGCCTATCTGAATAATTTAGGCTGTATTGATATGAACCCGTGGAACAGTGCTCTTCCTGATCTTGAACATCCTGATTACCTGGTCCTGGACCTCGATCCTTCAAAGAAAAATACATTTGACGATGTGATTGAAACTGCACTGCAGGTCAACGAAGTTTTAAGTTCAGTCAAAATTAAAGGGTATTGCAAAACTTCCGGAAGCACGGGAATACATATTTATATTCCGATGGGTGGGAAATATGATTTTGACCAGGTGAAAGACTTTGCCCATATCCTGATGAAGCAGGTCAACGAAAAGCTTCCCAAGATAACAACACTGGAAAGAAGTTTACAGAAAAGAGATGATAATAAAATCTATCTGGATTATCTTCAAAACAGAACCGGACAGACTTTGGCAAGTGCGTACAGTTTAAGACCAAAAGAAGGTGCATCTGTTTCAATGCCTCTGGAATGGGAAGAATTGAAACCCGGATTAAAGCCTACTGATTTCACTATTGATAATGCCTTGGAGAGAATTAAAGAAAAAGGGGATTTATTTAAACCTGTTTTAGGAAAAGGAATTGATATAATGAAGGCATTGGAGTTGTTGCAAGACGGCGATTAA
- the aspS gene encoding aspartate--tRNA ligase, which produces MFRSHTNGELSLKNLNEEVTLSGWVQTIRDKGFMIWIDLRDRYGITQLVFDQERSSAQLIEEAKKLGREFVIQVTGKVIERVSKNPNIPTGEIEILVEKLTVLNESQLPPFTIEDETDGGEELRMKYRYLDIRRNPVKEKLIFRHKMAQKVRNYLSEEGFIEVETPVLIKSTPEGARDFVVPSRMNPGQFYALPQSPQTFKQLLMVGGMDKYFQIVKCFRDEDLRADRQPEFTQIDCEMAFVEQEDIMNVFEGMTKTLIKDITGQEFGAFPRMTFADAMRTYGNDKPDIRFGMKFVELNELVKGKDFKIFDDAELVVGINVEGCADYTRKQIDELVDWVKRPQIGASGMVWAKFQHDGVKTSSVNKFYSEEDLAKIIEKFGAKEGDLILILSGNENKVRAQLSALRMELGNRLGLRKGDVFAPLWVVDFPLLEFDEESGRYHAMHHPFTSPKPEDIHLLETDPGKARANAYDMVLNGNEIGGGSIRIFDKDLQSKMFDLLGFTKEEAEAQFGFLMNAFKYGAPPHGGLAFGFDRLVAILDGNEVIRDYIAFPKNNSGRDVMIDAPASIADAQLDELEIQLNLKA; this is translated from the coding sequence ATGTTTCGATCACACACGAACGGAGAATTATCTCTGAAAAATCTAAATGAAGAAGTTACACTTTCCGGATGGGTACAAACTATCCGCGACAAAGGATTTATGATTTGGATAGATCTTCGGGATCGTTACGGAATTACCCAACTGGTTTTTGATCAGGAACGTTCTTCTGCCCAACTTATAGAAGAAGCAAAAAAACTGGGCCGTGAATTCGTGATCCAGGTTACAGGAAAAGTAATTGAAAGAGTAAGCAAAAACCCTAATATTCCAACAGGAGAAATTGAAATTTTAGTTGAAAAATTAACGGTTCTTAATGAATCTCAGCTTCCGCCTTTCACTATTGAAGATGAAACGGATGGCGGTGAAGAATTAAGAATGAAATACCGCTATCTGGATATCAGGAGAAATCCTGTAAAAGAAAAACTGATCTTCCGTCATAAAATGGCTCAGAAAGTAAGAAACTATCTTTCAGAGGAAGGTTTTATTGAAGTGGAAACTCCCGTTTTAATTAAATCTACCCCGGAAGGTGCAAGAGACTTTGTTGTTCCAAGCAGAATGAATCCGGGACAGTTTTATGCACTTCCACAATCGCCACAAACATTCAAGCAGCTTTTGATGGTAGGCGGAATGGATAAATACTTCCAGATCGTAAAATGCTTCCGTGATGAAGATTTAAGAGCGGACAGACAGCCGGAATTTACACAAATCGACTGCGAAATGGCTTTCGTAGAACAGGAAGACATTATGAATGTTTTTGAAGGAATGACAAAAACATTAATCAAAGATATTACAGGACAGGAATTCGGAGCTTTCCCAAGAATGACTTTCGCTGATGCGATGAGAACATACGGAAATGATAAACCGGATATCCGTTTCGGAATGAAATTCGTAGAATTGAACGAACTTGTAAAAGGAAAAGATTTTAAAATATTTGATGACGCAGAACTGGTTGTTGGAATTAATGTTGAAGGCTGCGCAGATTATACCAGAAAGCAGATTGACGAACTGGTAGACTGGGTAAAACGTCCACAGATCGGAGCATCCGGAATGGTTTGGGCTAAATTCCAGCATGACGGCGTGAAGACTTCCTCTGTCAACAAATTCTACAGCGAAGAAGACCTGGCAAAGATCATTGAAAAATTCGGTGCCAAAGAAGGAGATTTAATACTGATCTTATCCGGAAATGAAAACAAGGTAAGAGCACAACTTTCTGCGCTTAGAATGGAGCTTGGAAACCGTTTGGGATTAAGAAAAGGAGACGTATTTGCTCCGCTTTGGGTAGTAGACTTCCCATTGCTGGAATTTGATGAGGAAAGCGGGCGTTACCACGCCATGCACCACCCTTTCACTTCTCCTAAACCGGAAGATATCCACTTACTGGAAACAGATCCGGGCAAAGCAAGAGCCAACGCTTATGATATGGTTCTTAACGGAAACGAGATCGGTGGCGGTTCCATCAGGATTTTTGATAAAGACCTTCAGTCTAAAATGTTTGATCTTTTAGGATTTACCAAAGAAGAAGCAGAAGCCCAATTCGGATTCCTGATGAACGCTTTCAAATACGGAGCACCTCCTCACGGTGGTCTGGCTTTCGGATTTGACCGTCTGGTGGCTATTCTTGACGGAAACGAAGTAATCAGGGATTATATCGCATTCCCTAAGAATAATTCAGGACGAGACGTAATGATCGATGCACCGGCATCTATTGCTGATGCACAACTGGATGAACTGGAAATACAACTTAATTTAAAAGCATAA
- a CDS encoding carbon-nitrogen hydrolase family protein, protein MKIAAAQISPVKGNILENIEKHKMIIKAAIDHNVDLIIFPELSITGYEPELAEQLSIHYEDSVLDIFQKTADENNISITVGMPTKFDDLLFVSSIIFQPGKRRNVYLKRNLFPTETGIFSKGNGFFQMEVLQKKISLAICYDLSDPLHSQEAYQAGSDIYTASVLNSVNGINDDLVKLSNIAAKYHMYVLMANFTGKSGGYECAGKSSVWSKEGSLLGQLNGEDEGILILDTDNDQIEKVYTN, encoded by the coding sequence ATGAAAATCGCAGCAGCCCAAATCAGCCCCGTAAAAGGAAATATTCTTGAGAATATTGAAAAGCACAAAATGATAATCAAAGCCGCCATTGACCACAATGTTGACTTGATTATCTTTCCAGAACTGTCAATTACCGGCTATGAACCCGAATTGGCAGAACAGCTTTCCATTCATTATGAAGATTCTGTTTTAGATATTTTTCAAAAAACAGCAGATGAAAATAACATAAGCATTACTGTTGGAATGCCTACAAAGTTCGATGATCTTTTATTTGTCAGCAGTATCATATTCCAGCCGGGAAAAAGAAGAAATGTTTATTTGAAACGTAATCTTTTTCCAACCGAAACCGGCATCTTTTCAAAAGGTAACGGCTTTTTTCAAATGGAAGTATTGCAGAAGAAAATTTCATTAGCCATATGTTATGATCTATCTGACCCTCTGCATTCTCAGGAGGCTTATCAGGCAGGATCAGATATCTATACAGCAAGTGTCCTCAATTCTGTAAATGGTATTAATGATGATCTTGTTAAACTTTCCAATATTGCGGCAAAATATCATATGTATGTTTTAATGGCAAATTTTACAGGAAAATCCGGAGGTTATGAATGTGCCGGAAAATCTTCCGTATGGAGTAAAGAAGGAAGTTTACTTGGTCAGCTCAATGGTGAAGATGAAGGAATCCTTATTTTAGATACGGACAATGATCAGATAGAAAAAGTTTATACAAACTAA
- a CDS encoding helix-turn-helix domain-containing protein, whose translation MPIIINIDVMLAKRKMQSQELAEKIGITQANLSILKNGKAKAIKISTLEAICMALECQPGDILEFKP comes from the coding sequence ATGCCTATTATAATCAATATAGATGTGATGCTTGCCAAACGTAAAATGCAGTCTCAGGAACTGGCCGAGAAAATCGGGATTACGCAGGCCAATCTTTCCATTCTGAAAAACGGAAAAGCAAAGGCAATAAAAATATCGACTTTGGAAGCCATCTGTATGGCTTTAGAATGCCAGCCTGGCGATATACTGGAATTTAAACCTTAA
- a CDS encoding ankyrin repeat domain-containing protein, translating to MKKIISTAFLLVISASANMLSAQTQSLSKAQMQAIQSDNVASFKKNFSKADYNKCFPLKDETFSALGFSSLYGRNNIVKFLLDNQADINKECNGKTPLALAKLGKKEETVQLLIQKGAANN from the coding sequence ATGAAAAAAATAATCTCTACTGCTTTTCTACTTGTCATCTCGGCATCTGCCAACATGCTTTCCGCTCAGACTCAGTCTCTCAGCAAAGCACAGATGCAAGCTATTCAATCTGATAATGTTGCTTCATTTAAAAAGAATTTCTCAAAAGCAGATTACAACAAATGCTTTCCACTTAAGGATGAAACTTTCAGCGCATTAGGCTTCAGTTCACTTTACGGCAGAAATAATATCGTTAAATTCCTGTTAGACAACCAGGCAGATATTAATAAAGAGTGTAACGGTAAAACTCCCCTTGCATTAGCTAAATTGGGGAAAAAAGAAGAAACTGTACAGTTGTTGATACAAAAAGGCGCTGCAAATAATTAA
- a CDS encoding MATE family efflux transporter has protein sequence MSKYIEFLKRAFSGDEVDYTKITIRSAVLLLAIPMMLEMAMESVFALVDLYFVGHLKESGYAIQSVGLTESVLSVMYSIAIGMSMAATALVARRIGEKNPQQASRSAAQVLLVSFIVTSILSLFGVIYAEEILILMGSKPEAAAYGKDFTRIMMGSSVVIMLLFLINGIFRGAGNAAIAMKSLWIANIVNIILCPVFIKGLGPVPAMGLTGAALATTIGRSIGVIYQLYHLFVADTQIRILLSYFIPDFNQIRSIIKIATPGIFQFVIASCSWIFLAQLVATTGGENASAGYQTALRLMMFFMLPAWGLSNAASTLVGQNMGADEMLRAEQSVMKTVKYNVIFMLAVSLIFFFLGDFLVGFFTQEEAIKDFAKNALHIMSVGFIFYGIGMVLINAFNGAGDTWTPTWVNFFGFWLFQIPLAYFLSRHFEMGPKGVFISIPAAETLITIVAFVLFKKGKWKTVKV, from the coding sequence ATGTCAAAATATATAGAATTTTTGAAAAGGGCCTTTAGCGGCGATGAAGTAGATTACACAAAAATAACAATAAGAAGCGCAGTTCTCCTCCTGGCTATTCCTATGATGCTGGAGATGGCAATGGAATCCGTATTTGCCTTAGTTGACCTGTATTTTGTGGGGCATTTAAAAGAAAGCGGTTATGCAATCCAGAGTGTTGGACTAACAGAATCGGTACTTTCGGTAATGTACTCTATTGCAATAGGAATGAGTATGGCTGCAACGGCTTTGGTGGCACGGAGAATCGGGGAGAAAAACCCGCAGCAGGCTTCCAGAAGTGCAGCACAGGTTTTACTGGTTTCATTTATTGTTACTTCAATACTCAGTTTGTTCGGGGTTATTTATGCTGAAGAAATTTTAATTCTGATGGGTTCAAAACCTGAAGCTGCGGCTTACGGAAAAGATTTTACGAGAATTATGATGGGGAGCAGTGTGGTTATTATGCTTTTATTTCTGATCAACGGGATCTTCAGGGGAGCGGGAAATGCAGCCATTGCCATGAAATCTCTTTGGATTGCCAATATTGTGAATATTATTCTTTGCCCGGTGTTCATTAAAGGTCTGGGGCCTGTTCCTGCGATGGGACTTACGGGGGCAGCTTTGGCCACTACAATAGGCAGAAGTATCGGTGTTATTTACCAGCTGTATCATCTTTTTGTAGCTGATACCCAGATCCGTATTCTACTTTCTTACTTTATTCCTGATTTCAATCAGATAAGATCTATTATAAAGATTGCAACTCCCGGTATTTTTCAGTTTGTGATTGCTTCCTGCAGCTGGATTTTTCTTGCCCAGCTGGTTGCAACTACCGGCGGAGAAAACGCTTCTGCCGGATATCAGACGGCTCTGAGGCTGATGATGTTCTTTATGCTTCCCGCATGGGGACTTAGCAATGCGGCTTCCACACTGGTGGGACAGAATATGGGAGCTGATGAAATGCTGAGAGCAGAACAGTCTGTGATGAAAACAGTAAAATATAACGTCATCTTCATGCTGGCCGTAAGTTTAATATTTTTCTTTCTCGGAGACTTTCTTGTCGGTTTCTTTACACAGGAGGAGGCAATTAAAGATTTTGCCAAAAATGCATTGCACATTATGAGCGTAGGATTTATTTTCTACGGAATCGGGATGGTATTGATCAATGCTTTTAACGGAGCAGGTGATACCTGGACACCAACCTGGGTGAACTTTTTCGGGTTCTGGTTATTTCAGATTCCATTGGCTTATTTTCTTTCCAGGCACTTTGAAATGGGGCCGAAAGGGGTTTTTATCTCTATTCCTGCCGCAGAAACTTTAATAACTATTGTTGCGTTCGTTCTGTTTAAAAAAGGAAAGTGGAAGACTGTGAAAGTGTAG
- a CDS encoding Ku protein, with product MKAIWNGAIGFGLVNIPVKIYSATETTKLDLDMLDKSDYSNIKFKRVNETTGKEVKWENIVKGYLMDDKYIVLDEEDYEAASPEKTKILSIDQFVQESEVDSVYFENPYFLEPQKNGENAYRLLLKALLETEMAGIGTFVLRESEAIGMIRPYNEEILVLNRLRFDQEIRDYKDLKIPAQKAPKPAELKMAVSLIKQLSQDFDPVMYKDTYSDELMKIIKQKAKGKNIKAQKTEPVKEGKVIDLMAQLKASLQHSKSKSAS from the coding sequence ATGAAAGCAATTTGGAATGGCGCCATTGGATTCGGTTTAGTTAATATCCCTGTTAAGATCTACTCCGCCACAGAAACTACTAAACTTGATCTCGACATGCTCGATAAATCTGATTATTCCAATATCAAATTTAAAAGAGTAAATGAGACTACAGGAAAGGAAGTGAAATGGGAAAATATTGTAAAAGGTTATCTCATGGATGATAAATACATCGTTCTCGATGAAGAAGATTACGAGGCTGCAAGCCCCGAAAAAACAAAAATACTTTCCATTGACCAATTCGTACAGGAATCGGAAGTAGACAGCGTATATTTTGAAAATCCCTACTTTCTTGAACCTCAGAAAAATGGTGAAAATGCTTACCGGCTACTGCTAAAAGCACTCCTGGAAACAGAAATGGCAGGCATTGGTACTTTTGTACTCCGTGAAAGTGAGGCAATCGGGATGATCAGGCCTTACAATGAAGAGATTCTGGTTCTGAACAGACTCAGATTCGATCAGGAAATCAGAGACTATAAAGATCTCAAAATTCCGGCTCAGAAAGCTCCCAAACCTGCAGAACTTAAAATGGCCGTGAGCCTTATCAAGCAACTCTCCCAGGATTTTGATCCTGTTATGTATAAAGATACTTATTCTGATGAACTGATGAAGATCATTAAGCAGAAAGCGAAAGGTAAAAATATAAAAGCTCAAAAAACCGAGCCTGTAAAAGAAGGCAAAGTGATTGATCTTATGGCTCAGCTAAAAGCCAGTTTACAACATTCCAAATCCAAATCCGCATCGTAA
- a CDS encoding SDR family NAD(P)-dependent oxidoreductase gives MNQNTGKTVLILGANSDVAKECIKQYIEKGFSVLAASRDTVSLEKFVADNHVDHSKMNILYFDAVDFDSHQKFYDDLPAKPHIVVYAAGFLVDNEKALKDFKGTKQMMMVNYMGAVSILNRIATDKSNTNLERIIGLSSLSGVRGRKSNFVYGSTKAAFTQYLAGLRQELASRKIKVNALVIGYIRTKINEGLQLNESLIMEPDYVAKFIVNAGNSFTIVPNFKWKIIYFILKILPESLVAKLP, from the coding sequence ATGAATCAAAATACAGGCAAAACCGTTCTTATTTTAGGAGCCAATTCAGATGTAGCCAAAGAGTGTATCAAACAGTACATAGAAAAAGGATTTTCGGTATTGGCAGCTTCGCGGGATACTGTTTCGCTGGAAAAATTTGTTGCGGATAATCATGTAGATCATTCAAAGATGAATATTCTTTATTTTGATGCTGTAGATTTTGATTCTCATCAGAAATTTTATGATGATCTTCCTGCAAAACCTCATATTGTGGTGTATGCTGCCGGTTTCCTTGTTGATAATGAAAAAGCGCTGAAAGACTTCAAAGGAACGAAGCAGATGATGATGGTTAATTATATGGGAGCTGTCTCCATCCTGAATAGGATTGCAACAGATAAAAGCAATACAAATCTTGAAAGAATTATAGGGCTTTCTTCCCTTTCAGGAGTAAGGGGAAGGAAGAGTAATTTTGTGTATGGAAGTACAAAAGCGGCATTTACTCAATATTTAGCAGGTTTAAGGCAGGAATTGGCATCAAGAAAAATAAAAGTTAATGCTTTGGTTATCGGTTATATCAGAACAAAGATTAATGAAGGCTTGCAACTCAATGAATCCCTGATTATGGAACCGGATTATGTGGCGAAATTTATTGTTAATGCCGGAAATTCCTTTACTATTGTTCCGAATTTTAAGTGGAAAATCATTTATTTTATCCTAAAAATACTGCCGGAAAGCTTGGTGGCAAAACTCCCTTAA
- a CDS encoding DNA polymerase ligase N-terminal domain-containing protein encodes MALKDYNEKRKFNETTEPEGKTKKSKDKLIFVIQRHAASRLHYDFRLEMEGVLKSWAVPKGPSLDPKDKRLAMMVEDHPYDYKDFEGNIPEGNYGAGQVEIWDSGTYEPLEETKLSDEKELLKELHSGSLKFILHGKKLKGEFALVKMKNTEDNAWLLIKHKDEFTESPYDAEENTSSKSLVTKFLEEKKSLKIKEEKKS; translated from the coding sequence ATGGCTCTCAAAGATTATAACGAAAAACGTAAGTTCAACGAAACCACAGAACCTGAAGGGAAAACAAAAAAAAGTAAAGACAAGCTTATTTTTGTCATTCAAAGGCATGCAGCATCCCGGCTTCATTATGATTTCCGGCTGGAAATGGAAGGTGTTTTGAAAAGCTGGGCCGTTCCTAAAGGACCGTCCCTCGATCCGAAAGATAAACGGCTCGCCATGATGGTGGAAGATCATCCGTATGATTACAAAGATTTCGAAGGAAACATTCCGGAAGGAAATTACGGAGCCGGACAGGTGGAAATCTGGGACAGCGGAACTTATGAACCCCTGGAAGAAACCAAATTATCTGATGAAAAAGAACTTTTAAAAGAACTGCATTCAGGGTCATTAAAGTTCATTTTGCACGGTAAAAAACTCAAAGGTGAATTTGCCCTTGTTAAAATGAAAAATACCGAGGATAATGCCTGGCTGCTGATCAAGCATAAAGATGAATTTACAGAAAGTCCTTATGATGCCGAAGAAAACACTTCATCAAAATCCCTGGTAACGAAATTTTTAGAGGAAAAAAAAAGCCTGAAAATAAAGGAAGAAAAGAAGTCATAA
- the yajC gene encoding preprotein translocase subunit YajC: MLTIFLQAQPQGSSSMMLIMMGVMFVGFYFLMIRPQMRKQKQEKNFQETLKVGTRVVLTSGLHGRIAQVQDDGFVIETLSGKLKFEKAAVSREFTEARFGDKAKAAEKTTEKKEIETEKK, encoded by the coding sequence ATGCTGACAATCTTTTTACAGGCACAGCCACAGGGATCTTCATCAATGATGCTGATCATGATGGGAGTGATGTTTGTTGGGTTTTATTTTCTGATGATAAGACCACAGATGAGAAAACAGAAGCAGGAGAAGAATTTCCAGGAAACCTTAAAAGTTGGAACAAGAGTCGTTCTTACTTCCGGTCTTCATGGAAGAATTGCTCAGGTTCAGGATGACGGATTTGTTATTGAAACTTTATCCGGTAAACTGAAATTTGAAAAAGCGGCTGTTTCAAGAGAATTTACTGAAGCCCGTTTTGGAGACAAAGCAAAAGCTGCAGAAAAAACAACAGAGAAAAAAGAAATTGAAACTGAAAAGAAATAA
- a CDS encoding DUF1573 domain-containing protein, with translation MKKTLSIIALSIIGLGLVSCKKENQQAAAGAEAANITDSTAGATNLAPTNPTAAPVSAETAAAAPVSNQPSTSVALSESNFDFGKIKKGEKVQHIYEITNTGKNPLVISEVKPGCGCTAPDFTKDPILPGKKGNITLHFDSSSFDGNVQKYADVFANVDKAPIKLTFTANIQP, from the coding sequence ATGAAAAAGACGTTATCAATTATCGCTTTGTCTATTATAGGCCTTGGTTTGGTTTCTTGTAAAAAAGAAAATCAGCAAGCTGCTGCCGGTGCAGAAGCTGCTAATATTACAGATTCTACTGCCGGTGCAACCAATTTGGCTCCCACTAACCCTACCGCTGCTCCGGTTTCAGCTGAAACTGCCGCTGCAGCTCCGGTTTCTAACCAGCCATCAACATCTGTTGCACTGTCTGAAAGCAATTTCGATTTTGGGAAAATCAAAAAAGGAGAGAAAGTACAGCACATTTACGAGATTACCAATACAGGAAAAAATCCATTAGTGATCTCTGAAGTAAAACCTGGGTGCGGATGTACGGCTCCTGATTTTACAAAAGATCCTATCCTTCCTGGTAAAAAAGGAAATATCACTTTGCATTTTGATTCTTCAAGCTTTGACGGAAACGTTCAAAAGTATGCAGATGTATTTGCAAACGTAGATAAAGCTCCTATTAAATTAACGTTCACAGCGAACATTCAACCATAA
- a CDS encoding ankyrin repeat domain-containing protein, whose protein sequence is MELPQMLNKKIILILNIFIASILYGQELTNEHKQMLKYDNTAYFPTLVNKENINTCYVVENNSYTLLALSIKMDSTQVFQKLIDEKADPEKICDGKTALMFAAKYGNTELAKKLLQNGAKKDTKTDKGYTALDYAKKYEKPDIIKLLE, encoded by the coding sequence ATGGAACTACCTCAAATGCTGAACAAAAAAATTATTCTTATCCTGAATATTTTTATAGCATCGATCCTTTATGGACAAGAATTGACCAATGAGCACAAGCAGATGTTAAAATATGACAACACTGCTTATTTCCCTACTCTGGTTAATAAAGAAAACATCAATACATGTTATGTTGTAGAAAACAATTCCTATACTTTATTGGCCTTATCCATTAAAATGGACAGTACTCAGGTCTTTCAGAAGCTTATTGATGAAAAAGCAGATCCGGAAAAAATTTGTGATGGTAAAACAGCATTAATGTTTGCCGCAAAATACGGCAATACAGAACTTGCAAAAAAACTGTTACAGAACGGAGCAAAAAAAGACACCAAAACAGATAAGGGCTATACAGCGTTGGACTATGCCAAAAAATATGAAAAACCGGATATTATCAAACTTCTGGAATAA